A window of Corallococcus macrosporus DSM 14697 contains these coding sequences:
- a CDS encoding DNA repair ATPase, which yields MATDGGKGAAPAGEAALEGGSYEVIRARLLAQADVLGGKATDLNGRRKALFGGTELSVIGNERVRTENNCVPCDIASVGKYLLFGYNVFIGLKRETSVSDVFSLHKFEKTADGFDFSTVPDTEAGGFLADPRFVKDFGELYKYYKDAKLLQIRKLDSRLLAIFQTGQSLRDIKVFRFSLDLEGRATYLDNQGERDHVFPPSHDFEWTVATRDNYVTGQHPHVNVLDQVFVETVKGDLTVKVEDNTSSGMGIYSEPVDDPDQSLDDAEFAWARVGTLILLRVLPFREKAHRYLVFNSRTQHVVRIDAIGQACVRLPEDQGIVFPGGYYLQTGDFKVFDGAAASEGMEFKRAIRSPNGEDVLYIFHRRTDGCYVLFPYNLVRKEVQNPLVAHGMSLFSDGQLVIFRSTSDEPTRVHPMQVWQTPFVSAEHAAATPPAPGYLGKVGNAELVRGISDALTIQRVAKSEKPTRRTYEDLVGAATRALDAYYWLGHEETGLQEPIETLRRTAELIIDEFEKVVAMQKRATEALAVAETEQETLLLRVQPENLTHAEAFMQALADLRKQRGHLITLKDIRYMDLGRVDVLETAVVEASDRVSTACVEFLQTGEALAPLAQRLDELLAKLEPVQTSVELAPLGEDIERTAHGLEVLGEVVGGLQVGDPLARARILEGISELFSRLNRVRASLAAKRKELSGREKRAEFGAQFKLLGQSIESALSQADSPERCDEAMSRLTVQLEELEGRFGEFDEFLEQITQKREELLEAFGARKQSLLDERQRRAQSLFGAAERILQGVQRRAKSFKTDDELNGYFASDAMILKLRQLADQLMELQDSVRADEVLSRVKSAKQDALRALRDRQDLFADGENLIKLGTYRFNVNTQPLDLTLLPRDGELYLQLTGTDYAQKVDDAELLKFRDLWDQHLVSESHTVYRSEYLAGCLLADAEDGKAGQSLDALHEALVGGALLEKVRAYAADRFDEGYERGVHDADAASILEKLLGLHQGAGLLRFAPVPRAWAALYWAFDTDEAGRAVFQRRARSLARLRSTFASGGSLAEVGEALGERIAAFLTAQGLEHSPAEPRQAGRYLVEELGAEHPRFTTSGEAVALRDAFLQELDRHGTRSAFEDDLRGLEKDLGARLELARVWLDGYLAQREGGPGESVHVALEAAVLLLTGTKLDRETAGALTATEVSSLLGNHPRIQDRKLPLRLDEFLARLGEFRQVRVPQYQAYRALLRDLLERERRKLRLEELTPKVLSSFVRNRLIDEVYLPLIGANLAKQLGAAGEGKRTDRMGMLLLMSPPGYGKTTLMEYVASRLGLTFVKVNGPALGHSVKSLDPAEAPNATSRQEVERINLSFEMGNNVMLYLDDIQHTDPELLQKFISLCDGQRRVEGVWNGRTRTYDLRGKKFCVVMAGNPYTETGERFRIPDMLANRADTYNLGDILDGKEHLFALSYIENALTSNPVTAPLATRDPADTHRLIRMAQGEEVQSGELKHGYAAAELQEIIAVFQRMFRAQSVLLKVNLQYIASAAQDERFRSEPAFKLQGSYRNMNKLTEKIVAAMTDDELERLIDDHYQGESQTLTTAAEQNLLKLAEMRGRLTPEKAKRWEDIKQGFARVKRMGGKDDDPVARVTGQLSGIEEQLGAVRDAVVQAANHVSASQVRDEQSGAVVEVLPRLESLREAVLEVASVGRESVKVAKAVPAPVAPVAAGPDLTPYLKHMAHLLKALTERVAAQAERPPEPPPESAPTVRMAALAPSPDFGPYMEQLARAITALAERPVNVSASVPAEALQRTALTGPSPAELSRQIELVEGVLLPLERASRRAIQGEGEGVKSLQVWQQVTEALELLRSMLRR from the coding sequence ATGGCAACTGACGGTGGCAAGGGCGCGGCGCCCGCGGGCGAGGCGGCGCTGGAAGGCGGCAGCTACGAGGTCATCCGCGCGCGGCTGCTGGCGCAGGCGGACGTCCTCGGCGGGAAGGCGACGGACCTCAACGGGCGGCGCAAGGCGCTGTTCGGCGGGACGGAGCTGTCCGTCATTGGCAACGAGCGGGTGCGCACCGAGAACAACTGCGTCCCGTGCGACATCGCCAGCGTCGGCAAGTACCTGCTCTTCGGCTACAACGTCTTCATCGGCTTGAAGCGCGAGACGTCGGTGTCCGACGTGTTCTCGCTGCACAAGTTCGAGAAGACGGCCGACGGCTTCGACTTCTCCACGGTGCCGGACACCGAGGCGGGCGGGTTCCTGGCGGACCCGCGCTTCGTGAAGGACTTCGGCGAGCTCTACAAGTACTACAAGGACGCCAAGCTCCTCCAGATTCGCAAGCTGGACTCGCGCCTGCTGGCCATCTTCCAGACGGGCCAGTCGCTGCGCGACATCAAGGTCTTCCGCTTCAGCCTGGATCTGGAGGGCCGCGCCACCTACCTGGACAACCAGGGCGAGCGTGACCACGTCTTCCCGCCGTCGCACGACTTCGAGTGGACGGTGGCCACGCGGGACAACTACGTCACCGGCCAGCACCCGCACGTCAACGTGCTGGACCAGGTGTTCGTGGAGACGGTGAAGGGCGACCTCACCGTCAAGGTGGAGGACAACACCTCCAGCGGCATGGGCATCTACAGCGAGCCCGTGGACGACCCGGACCAGTCGCTGGACGACGCCGAGTTCGCCTGGGCGCGGGTGGGCACCCTCATCCTCCTGCGGGTGCTGCCCTTCCGGGAGAAGGCGCACCGCTACCTCGTCTTCAACTCGCGCACGCAGCACGTGGTGCGCATCGACGCCATTGGCCAGGCGTGCGTGCGGCTGCCGGAGGACCAGGGCATCGTCTTCCCCGGCGGCTACTACCTCCAGACGGGGGACTTCAAGGTCTTCGACGGCGCCGCGGCGTCGGAGGGCATGGAGTTCAAGCGCGCCATCCGCTCGCCCAACGGCGAGGACGTGCTCTACATCTTCCACCGGCGCACGGACGGCTGCTACGTCCTGTTCCCGTACAACCTGGTGCGCAAGGAGGTGCAGAACCCCCTGGTGGCGCACGGCATGAGCCTGTTCTCCGACGGCCAGCTCGTCATCTTCCGCTCCACGTCGGACGAGCCCACGCGCGTCCACCCGATGCAGGTGTGGCAGACGCCGTTCGTCTCCGCGGAGCACGCGGCGGCCACGCCGCCGGCCCCCGGCTACCTGGGCAAGGTGGGCAACGCGGAGCTGGTGCGCGGCATCTCCGACGCGTTGACGATTCAGCGCGTCGCGAAGTCGGAGAAGCCCACCCGGCGCACCTACGAGGACCTGGTGGGCGCGGCCACCCGCGCGCTGGACGCGTACTACTGGCTGGGCCACGAGGAGACGGGGCTCCAGGAGCCCATCGAGACGCTGCGGCGCACCGCCGAGCTCATCATCGATGAGTTCGAGAAGGTGGTCGCGATGCAGAAGCGCGCCACCGAGGCATTGGCGGTCGCCGAGACGGAGCAGGAGACGCTGCTGCTCCGCGTCCAGCCGGAGAACCTCACCCACGCCGAAGCCTTCATGCAGGCGCTGGCGGACCTGCGCAAGCAGCGCGGGCACCTGATTACGCTGAAGGACATCCGCTACATGGACCTGGGGCGCGTGGACGTCCTGGAGACGGCGGTGGTGGAGGCGTCCGACCGGGTCAGCACGGCCTGCGTGGAGTTCCTCCAGACGGGCGAGGCCCTGGCGCCGCTGGCCCAGCGCCTGGACGAGCTGCTGGCGAAGCTGGAGCCGGTGCAGACGTCCGTGGAGCTGGCGCCCCTGGGCGAGGACATCGAGCGGACGGCCCATGGCCTGGAGGTCCTGGGCGAGGTCGTTGGCGGGCTCCAGGTGGGCGACCCGCTGGCCCGCGCCCGCATCCTGGAGGGCATCTCCGAGCTGTTCAGCCGCCTCAACCGCGTGCGCGCCAGCCTCGCGGCCAAGCGCAAGGAGCTGTCCGGCCGGGAGAAGCGCGCGGAGTTCGGCGCACAGTTCAAGCTGCTGGGGCAGAGCATCGAGAGCGCGCTGTCCCAGGCGGACAGCCCGGAGCGCTGCGACGAGGCGATGTCCCGCCTCACGGTGCAACTGGAGGAGCTGGAGGGCCGCTTCGGCGAGTTCGACGAGTTCCTGGAGCAGATCACCCAGAAGCGCGAGGAGCTGCTGGAGGCCTTCGGCGCGCGCAAGCAGTCGCTGTTGGACGAGCGGCAGCGCCGCGCGCAGAGCCTCTTCGGCGCCGCGGAGCGCATCCTCCAGGGCGTGCAGCGCCGGGCGAAGTCGTTCAAGACGGACGACGAGCTCAACGGCTACTTCGCCTCCGACGCGATGATCCTCAAGCTGCGTCAGCTCGCTGACCAGCTCATGGAGCTCCAGGACAGCGTCCGCGCGGACGAGGTGCTGTCGCGGGTGAAGTCCGCGAAGCAGGACGCCCTGCGCGCCCTGCGCGACCGGCAGGACCTGTTCGCGGACGGCGAGAACCTCATCAAGCTGGGGACGTACCGCTTCAACGTCAACACGCAGCCGCTGGACCTCACGCTGCTGCCGCGCGACGGCGAGCTGTACCTCCAGCTCACCGGCACGGACTACGCGCAGAAGGTGGATGACGCGGAGCTGCTGAAGTTCCGCGACCTCTGGGACCAGCACCTCGTCTCCGAGTCCCACACCGTCTACCGCTCCGAGTACCTGGCGGGCTGCCTCCTGGCGGACGCGGAGGACGGCAAGGCCGGGCAGTCCCTGGACGCGCTCCACGAGGCGCTGGTGGGCGGCGCGCTGCTGGAGAAGGTGCGCGCCTACGCGGCCGACCGCTTCGACGAGGGCTACGAGCGCGGCGTCCATGACGCGGACGCGGCCTCCATCCTGGAGAAGCTGCTGGGGCTGCACCAGGGCGCGGGGCTGTTGCGCTTCGCGCCGGTGCCTCGCGCCTGGGCGGCGCTGTACTGGGCCTTCGACACCGACGAGGCGGGCCGCGCCGTGTTCCAGCGGCGCGCGCGCAGCCTGGCCCGGCTGCGCTCGACCTTCGCCTCCGGCGGCAGCCTGGCCGAGGTGGGCGAGGCGTTGGGCGAGCGCATCGCCGCGTTCCTCACCGCGCAGGGCCTGGAGCACTCGCCGGCCGAGCCTCGGCAGGCGGGCCGCTACCTCGTCGAGGAGCTGGGCGCGGAGCACCCGCGCTTCACCACCAGCGGCGAGGCGGTGGCGCTGCGGGACGCGTTCCTCCAGGAGCTGGACCGTCACGGGACGCGCTCCGCGTTCGAGGACGACCTGCGGGGCCTGGAGAAGGACCTGGGCGCCCGGCTGGAGCTGGCCCGGGTGTGGCTGGACGGCTACCTCGCGCAGCGCGAGGGAGGCCCGGGTGAGTCCGTCCACGTGGCGCTGGAGGCGGCGGTGCTGCTGCTCACCGGCACCAAGCTGGACCGCGAGACGGCGGGCGCGCTGACGGCCACGGAGGTCTCCTCGCTGCTGGGCAACCACCCGCGCATCCAGGACCGGAAGCTGCCGCTGCGCCTGGATGAGTTCCTGGCCCGCCTGGGCGAGTTCCGGCAGGTGCGCGTGCCGCAGTACCAGGCCTACCGCGCGCTGCTGCGGGACCTGCTGGAGCGCGAGCGCCGCAAGCTGCGCCTGGAGGAGCTGACGCCGAAGGTGCTGTCCTCCTTCGTGCGCAACCGGCTCATCGACGAGGTGTACCTGCCGCTCATCGGCGCCAACCTGGCGAAGCAGCTCGGCGCGGCGGGCGAGGGCAAGCGCACCGACCGCATGGGCATGCTGCTGCTCATGTCGCCGCCGGGCTACGGCAAGACGACGCTGATGGAGTACGTCGCCAGCCGCCTGGGGCTCACCTTCGTGAAGGTGAACGGCCCGGCGCTGGGCCACTCCGTGAAGTCGTTGGATCCGGCCGAGGCGCCCAACGCCACGTCCCGGCAGGAGGTGGAGCGCATCAACCTGTCCTTCGAGATGGGCAACAACGTGATGCTCTACCTGGACGACATCCAGCACACGGACCCGGAGCTGCTCCAGAAGTTCATCTCCCTGTGCGACGGCCAGCGCCGCGTGGAGGGCGTGTGGAACGGCCGGACCCGCACCTACGACTTGCGCGGCAAGAAGTTCTGCGTGGTCATGGCCGGCAACCCGTACACGGAGACGGGCGAGCGCTTCCGCATCCCGGACATGCTCGCCAACCGCGCGGACACCTACAACCTGGGTGACATCCTCGACGGCAAGGAGCACCTGTTCGCGCTCAGCTACATCGAGAACGCGCTCACCTCGAACCCGGTGACGGCGCCGCTGGCCACGCGCGACCCCGCGGACACGCACCGCCTCATCCGCATGGCGCAGGGCGAGGAGGTCCAGTCGGGCGAGCTGAAGCACGGCTACGCGGCGGCGGAGCTCCAGGAGATCATCGCGGTGTTCCAGCGCATGTTCCGGGCCCAGTCGGTGCTGCTGAAGGTGAACCTGCAGTACATCGCCTCGGCGGCGCAGGACGAGCGCTTCCGCTCCGAGCCCGCGTTCAAGTTGCAGGGCAGCTACCGCAACATGAACAAGCTCACGGAGAAGATTGTCGCGGCCATGACGGACGACGAGCTGGAGCGGCTCATCGACGACCACTACCAGGGTGAGTCCCAGACGCTGACGACGGCGGCGGAGCAGAACCTGCTCAAGCTGGCGGAGATGCGCGGGCGCCTGACGCCGGAGAAGGCGAAGCGCTGGGAGGACATCAAGCAGGGCTTCGCGCGCGTGAAGCGCATGGGCGGCAAGGACGACGACCCCGTGGCGCGCGTCACCGGGCAGCTCAGCGGCATCGAGGAGCAGCTCGGCGCGGTGCGGGACGCGGTGGTGCAGGCGGCCAACCACGTCTCCGCCAGCCAGGTCCGTGACGAGCAGTCCGGCGCGGTGGTGGAGGTGCTGCCCCGCCTGGAGTCCCTGCGCGAGGCCGTGCTGGAGGTGGCGAGCGTGGGCCGCGAGTCCGTGAAGGTCGCGAAGGCCGTGC